A stretch of the Corylus avellana chromosome ca6, CavTom2PMs-1.0 genome encodes the following:
- the LOC132185938 gene encoding uncharacterized protein LOC132185938: MATPTRRCLILTALTSIQILLSWGGIHQASAWECQPIDGTYILIGCSASLEKDKPQAAPTPLCCKAIRFAGMHCVCKAIRKEIEELYSMEKLVYVAAYCGDPLDPGTQCGSYKVRPGPN, from the exons ATGGCAACTCCTACAAGGCGTTGCTTGATCTTGACAGCTCTAACCAGCATTCAAATCCTACTCTCGTGGGGTGGCATTCATCAGGCATCTGCATGGGAATGTCAGCCTATCGACGGCACATATATTTTGATTGGATGCTCCGCTAGCCTTGAGAAGGACAAGCCACAGGCTGCACCAACCCCTTTGTGTTGCAAGGCGATCAGGTTCGCCGGCATGCATTGCGTCTGCAAGGCCATCAGAAAGGAAATAGAAGAACTTTATAGCATGGAGAAGCTGGTTTACGTGGCTGCCTATTGTGGCGATCCACTAGACCCTGGAACACAGTGTGGAA GTTATAAGGTCCGTCCAGGTCCTAATTAG